One window of the Triticum dicoccoides isolate Atlit2015 ecotype Zavitan chromosome 3B, WEW_v2.0, whole genome shotgun sequence genome contains the following:
- the LOC119274296 gene encoding pentatricopeptide repeat-containing protein At1g12300, mitochondrial-like, which produces MRRVVLGCLRRALLNRHRPLDPRLSSLACCAKSLDNEEEPSQRSVGNEDRHERFHPVIARAVRTSSWDDARKISFRDCVRLYGLPRSIRLFALLMQSFLPWRIRDVRCLIQSVVDHCGNAGPELFQLAPMLASNLGGSMTLLQVYATVIRVFVELSMFEDALLTYVEAKKVGVELQVCNFMLKHLVEGNQIMYARSLFQDMKSSGPSPNVYSYSVLMSMYTHGAKLCLEEALELLSEMEVEGVRPNAATYGTYLYGLCRAKQVKSAWNFLQMLCQRGYPCNSYCFNAVIHGFCHDGQVHKAIEVFDGMKKCGFVPDVHSYSILVDGLCKQGDVLTGYYMLVEMARNGISPNLVSYSSLLHGLCRAGRVELAFELFKRLKDQGFKHDHIVYSIVLHGCCQHLDLEICYDLWNDMVHHNFVPDAYNYGSLIYAYCRHRQLKEALEVFELMISDGICPNVVTCTILVHGFSNEGLIGEAFLFLDKVGQFGVVPNLCTYRVIINGLCKVNKPNDVWGIFADMIKRGYVPDTVLYSIIIDGFVKALDLQEAFRLYYKMVDEGTKPNIFTYTSLINGLCHDDKLPEVMTLFKHMIGEGLTPDRILYTSLIACYCKRSNMKAALEIFREMETEGLSADSFVYTCLIGGFSKVLAMDGAQLFMEEMINKGLTPTVVTYTDLIVGYFKTGDEKKAMEMYNSMLQAGIAPDAKLSCILGLGNDGDDFGDSQEEKDVS; this is translated from the coding sequence ATGCGCCGCGTGGTGCTGGGGTGTCTGCGTCGAGCCCTTTTGAACAGACATCGGCCGCTGGATCCACGCCTCTCCTCTCTGGCCTGTTGCGCCAAGAGCTtggacaacgaggaggagcccagccAGCGCTCCGTGGGCAACGAGGATAGGCACGAGCGTTTTCATCCCGTGATCGCACGAGCAGTCCGGACATCGAGCTGGGATGATGCCAGGAAAATCAGCTTCAGGGATTGTGTCAGGCTGTATGGGCTACCCCGGTCGATCAGGCTGTTTGCGTTGCTTATGCAGTCGTTCTTGCCATGGAGGATTAGAGATGTCCGGTGCCTGATTCAGAGCGTCGTCGACCACTGCGGGAATGCCGGGCCGGAGTTGTTTCAGTTGGCGCCTATGTTGGCTAGCAATTTGGGTGGCTCGATGACGTTGCTGCAGGTTTATGCCACAGTCATCCGGGTTTTTGTTGAGCTGTCGATGTTTGAGGATGCCCTACTCACTTACGTCGAGGCCAAGAAGGTTGGAGTTGAGCTGCAGGTGTGCAACTTCATGCTCAAGCACTTGGTTGAGGGGAACCAGATCATGTATGCAAGGAGTTTGTTTCAAGATATGAAGAGTTCTGGTCCTTCACCAAATGTCTACTCTTATTCAGTTTTGATGAGTATGTATACGCATGGAGCTAAGTTATGCCTGGAGGAAGCTTTGGAGCTTCTTTCTGAAATGGAAGTGGAAGGTGTCAGGCCAAATGCTGCAACCTATGGTACTTACCTCTATGGGCTTTGCCGTGCCAAACAGGTGAAATCTGCATGGAACTTCCTTCAAATGCTGTGTCAGAGAGGCTACCCTTGCAACAGCTATTGTTTTAATGCAGTTATTCATGGTTTCTGCCATGACGGTCAGGTTCACAAGGCCATAGAAGTGTTTGATGGGATGAAGAAGTGTGGGTTTGTCCCAGATGTTCACAGCTACAGCATATTAGTTGATGGCTTATGCAAACAAGGGGATGTTTTGACAGGCTATTACATGCTCGTTGAGATGGCAAGGAATGGGATCAGTCCTAATCTGGTGAGTTATAGTTCGCTTTTGCATGGTCTTTGCAGAGCTGGAAGGGTTGAGTTGGCGTTTGAGCTTTTTAAGAGGCTGAAAGATCAAGGattcaagcatgaccacatagtttaCAGCATCGTTCTTCATGGTTGTTGTCAACATCTAGATCTAGAGATTTGCTATGACCTTTGGAATGACATGGTTCATCATAATTTTGTTCCAGATGCTTACAATTACGGCAGTTTGATATACGCATACTGCAGGCATAGGCAACTGAAAGAAGCATTGGAGGTGTTTGAGCTCATGATCAGTGATGGGATATGCCCCAACGTTGTGACCTGCACAATTCTTGTTCACGGCTTCAGCAACGAAGGGCTGATTGGTGAGGCCTTCCTGTTCCTGGATAAAGTAGGCCAGTTTGGGGTTGTCCCCAACCTCTGTACATACAGAGTTATCATCAACGGCCTGTGCAAGGTCAATAAACCTAATGACGTGTGGGGTATTTTCGCAGACATGATAAAAAGGGGCTACGTTCCTGATACTGTGCTTTACAGCATTATCATCGATGGTTTTGTCAAAGCTTTGGATCTGCAGGAGGCTTTCAGGCTGTATTATAAAATGGTCGATGAGGGGACAAAGCCCAATATCTTCACATATACCAGCCTCATAAATGGTTTGTGCCATGATGATAAGCTTCCTGAGGTTATGACGCTGTTTAAGCATATGATTGGGGAGGGGCTGACACCGGACAGAATCCTGTACACGTCTCTGATCGCGTGCTATTGCAAGCGCTCAAACATGAAGGCCGCTCTGGAGATCTTTAGAGAGATGGAAACAGAGGGTTTGTCAGCAGATTCTTTCGTCTACACCTGTTTAATTGGTGGCTTCAGTAAGGTGCTTGCGATGGATGGCGCACAGTTGTTTATGGAAGAAATGATAAACAAGGGGCTTACACCTACTGTAGTAACGTATACAGATCTCATAGTTGGATACTTCAAAACTGGGGATGAGAAAAAAGCTATGGAGATGTACAACAGCATGCTGCAGGCAGGCATTGCACCGGATGCCAAGCTGAGCTGTATATTGGGCCTTGGTAATGATGGGGATGATTTTGGAGATTCTCAGGAAGAAAAGGATGTATCGTAG